One window of the Corvus moneduloides isolate bCorMon1 chromosome 10, bCorMon1.pri, whole genome shotgun sequence genome contains the following:
- the KCNMB2 gene encoding calcium-activated potassium channel subunit beta-2 isoform X5 yields MFIWTSGRGSTSYRHDEKRNIYQKIRDHDLLDKRKTVTALKAGEDRAILLGLAMMVCSIMMYFLLGITLLRSYMQSVWTEETQCSLLNASITETFNCSFNCGPECWKISQYPCLQVYVNLTSSGQKLLLYHTEETMKINSECSYIPKCGKNYEESMSLVNVVMENFRKYQRFSCFYDPEGVQKNVILTKLYSSNVLFHSLFWPTCMMIGGVAIVAMVKLTQYLSLLCERIQRISR; encoded by the exons AAATATTTACCAAAAAATCAGGGATCACGACCTACtggacaaaaggaaaacagtcaCAGCCCTAAAAGCTGGAGAAGACCGGGCCATACTCCTCGGGCTGGCCATGATGGTGTGCTCTATCATGATGTACTTCCTGCTGGGAATCACGCTGCTACGGTCCTACATGCAAAG tGTCTGGACAGAAGAGACTCAGTGCTCGCTTCTCAATGCATCCATCACAGAAACCTTCAACTGCTCATTTAACTGCGGTCCAGAGTGCTGGAAAATCTCTCAGTACCCCTGCCTGCAGGTGTATGTTAATCTCACCTCTTCTGGCCAGAAGCTTCTACTCTACCACACtgaagaaacaatgaaaattaattctgag TGTTCGTACATCCCCAAGTGCGGGAAGAATTACGAAGAATCCATGTCGCTGGTGAATGTGGTGATGGAAAACTTCAGGAAGTACCAACGCTTCTCCTGCTTCTACGACCCCGAGGGCGTTCAGAAGAACGTGATCCTAACCAAACTGTACAGCTCCAACGTGCTGTTCCACTCCCTGTTCTGGCCCACCTGCATGATGATCGGCGGGGTCGCCATCGTCGCCATGGTGAAGCTGACTCAAtacctttccctgctctgcgAGAGAATCCAAAGGATCAGCAGATAG
- the KCNMB2 gene encoding calcium-activated potassium channel subunit beta-2 isoform X6: protein MSLCLKYPRDKWRNIYQKIRDHDLLDKRKTVTALKAGEDRAILLGLAMMVCSIMMYFLLGITLLRSYMQSVWTEETQCSLLNASITETFNCSFNCGPECWKISQYPCLQVYVNLTSSGQKLLLYHTEETMKINSECSYIPKCGKNYEESMSLVNVVMENFRKYQRFSCFYDPEGVQKNVILTKLYSSNVLFHSLFWPTCMMIGGVAIVAMVKLTQYLSLLCERIQRISR, encoded by the exons AAATATTTACCAAAAAATCAGGGATCACGACCTACtggacaaaaggaaaacagtcaCAGCCCTAAAAGCTGGAGAAGACCGGGCCATACTCCTCGGGCTGGCCATGATGGTGTGCTCTATCATGATGTACTTCCTGCTGGGAATCACGCTGCTACGGTCCTACATGCAAAG tGTCTGGACAGAAGAGACTCAGTGCTCGCTTCTCAATGCATCCATCACAGAAACCTTCAACTGCTCATTTAACTGCGGTCCAGAGTGCTGGAAAATCTCTCAGTACCCCTGCCTGCAGGTGTATGTTAATCTCACCTCTTCTGGCCAGAAGCTTCTACTCTACCACACtgaagaaacaatgaaaattaattctgag TGTTCGTACATCCCCAAGTGCGGGAAGAATTACGAAGAATCCATGTCGCTGGTGAATGTGGTGATGGAAAACTTCAGGAAGTACCAACGCTTCTCCTGCTTCTACGACCCCGAGGGCGTTCAGAAGAACGTGATCCTAACCAAACTGTACAGCTCCAACGTGCTGTTCCACTCCCTGTTCTGGCCCACCTGCATGATGATCGGCGGGGTCGCCATCGTCGCCATGGTGAAGCTGACTCAAtacctttccctgctctgcgAGAGAATCCAAAGGATCAGCAGATAG
- the KCNMB2 gene encoding calcium-activated potassium channel subunit beta-2 isoform X7, translating to MSLCLKYPRDKWRDHDLLDKRKTVTALKAGEDRAILLGLAMMVCSIMMYFLLGITLLRSYMQSVWTEETQCSLLNASITETFNCSFNCGPECWKISQYPCLQVYVNLTSSGQKLLLYHTEETMKINSECSYIPKCGKNYEESMSLVNVVMENFRKYQRFSCFYDPEGVQKNVILTKLYSSNVLFHSLFWPTCMMIGGVAIVAMVKLTQYLSLLCERIQRISR from the exons GGATCACGACCTACtggacaaaaggaaaacagtcaCAGCCCTAAAAGCTGGAGAAGACCGGGCCATACTCCTCGGGCTGGCCATGATGGTGTGCTCTATCATGATGTACTTCCTGCTGGGAATCACGCTGCTACGGTCCTACATGCAAAG tGTCTGGACAGAAGAGACTCAGTGCTCGCTTCTCAATGCATCCATCACAGAAACCTTCAACTGCTCATTTAACTGCGGTCCAGAGTGCTGGAAAATCTCTCAGTACCCCTGCCTGCAGGTGTATGTTAATCTCACCTCTTCTGGCCAGAAGCTTCTACTCTACCACACtgaagaaacaatgaaaattaattctgag TGTTCGTACATCCCCAAGTGCGGGAAGAATTACGAAGAATCCATGTCGCTGGTGAATGTGGTGATGGAAAACTTCAGGAAGTACCAACGCTTCTCCTGCTTCTACGACCCCGAGGGCGTTCAGAAGAACGTGATCCTAACCAAACTGTACAGCTCCAACGTGCTGTTCCACTCCCTGTTCTGGCCCACCTGCATGATGATCGGCGGGGTCGCCATCGTCGCCATGGTGAAGCTGACTCAAtacctttccctgctctgcgAGAGAATCCAAAGGATCAGCAGATAG